The DNA sequence GTAAAGTAAAGTGCCCTTTTCTCCGCAGATCAGGGTAAGCCCATTCTGGGAATGGATATCCAGCAGAGAGGCTTGGGTAGGCAGCGGAAGGGTTTTGCTCTTGCCATTTTGATCAATTTGATCCAAGCGGCCAGCTGTTCCGGCAGCCAGAAAATAATTTCCCAGATAGACGGACGAAGTATACCCGGCAGGCTTACCGGTTGAAAGTGTCTGTGCCTGCAAAGGCTGAAGATCAGGTGCAGTGGCAGCTTTAACTGTGCAGGATGGTAATAAAAAGAGAGCAAGTGTGACTGCTGCTAAATGCAGTATATTTTGCCTCGTTATTTTCATTTTTTCATCTCCAGAGTTGTTAAGCATAGGTGAAAAAGACTTTTAAGGTATTTTAGATTAGCTCTGCAAGAGCAATGATTTTCATAGAAACGCATTATTCCTGTTTAGAGGGAATCTGTGCACTTTTGATCAGATGCAAAAGCAGCTGAACCAAGGCAACCACAGACAATACAATTATGATGATAGGAATTACACCCACCCTGCTAATGAGGAGAGAGAGATAACCCAATAAAGGAATGGCCACAAAAAGCTTGCCTTTTATATGATTGTAGTTAACTGGGGAGGGGTCCGGCGTGTTGTTGGCATCGCCCTGTGTGATGATGCTGTCTGCTGTGACTTCCAGCGCTCGATGCGTGACAACTTCATTGCCGCCCGAAGCATAGAAGGTGATGATATCTCCTACAGCTATATTTTCTTTTTCTACTGGACGAACCACAATTAGAGATCCAACAGGTAAAGCCGGTTCCATGCTGCCTGTAAGCACTGTGAACTGTTCCCAGCCCAACAGCTGTGGGATGAGTAGTAAAGCTACCAAAAAGAAAGTTACCGATTGAAATACAATCGAAAAAATTTGTAAAAATTTTTTCATAGAGGCGTGGATCCCCTTTCGGATTCGAAATCACATTGTGAGTTGCTTCAATTATCAGAAAATATCAATGCAGATGATGAAAGACGAGAATAGAGAAAACTAGTACCAAGGTTGCCGGCGGGTTGCATAAGTTCCCGGCGGCAACCTTGGATTTTCTTAAATTATGCGGTTACGCGAATGGTTACTTCATGGGTTATTCCATTGTTGGCAGTTGCACGGATAATGGCAAAGCCAGCTTTTATTGCAGTAACTGTGCCATCTTCATCAACAGTAGCAACACCGGGATTCAGAGAAGTCCAAACGACATCCTGAACAGTGGCATCTTTGGGAAGAATGGCTGCGGTCAACTTCTCGCTCTTGTTGCGCTTGATCGTGGCAGGTGCATTGATAGCAATGCTTTCTACTTCAATGGTTTCGCCGCCACCATTTTTAACAAGTGCATCAATAGCGGACTGCAGGGATATGACAGCTGCATCTACCTCGGACTGCGTGGCTTCTGCACGATCGGCAACAGCCTGAGCACTTTCGCGTGCAATCTGCAGGGCGGCCCAGCTATCGGCGGTATAGTCTGCCTCATTCAAAGCAGCAAGCCCTTGCAGTTTGCTGTTAAGAATGCTCTTGTCAGCGGGCTCGGTTGGGGTGGCTTTTTCCAGAGCTGCTGTAGCAGCAAGCAGGGTAGTGGTTGCATTCTTAACAGCGGTAACAGCTGCCATATCGTAGATCCGAACCTCTACCAGATTCGCTGCTGCGGTTTTGGAGCTTTCGTAGGCTGCCCAGCTTTCAGTAGTGTAGAGGGATTTCTGATCGTCGGCAGGGCCGGCAGCAATGGCTTGCTTCATCTTGTCACGGCTGGGAGCGCCAAGCACAGCGAAGAAAGACATTTTTTCTGCATTTCCGCTCAGGCCGCTCCACATGTGTGCGCCCTTGTTGCTGTTAAAGGTAGAACCATCGTTGGTGCCGTCCCACTGCATAACAGTGAAGTGATCTTTGTATTCAATCAAAAGATCCATCAGATCTGCGGCATAATCTGCCTGTTCCTTCTGGATATCCTCACGCATGGCTATGGTATGAGCAGAGGTGGAGTTCCAGCCGTTCTGATTCAGACGGCCCCAGCCACTCTTACGAATAGTGGTAGCGTTGTTGACATCATAGGTATTGGTTTCAGCAGTATCACCATTGGGGACAGAGGGAAGTGAAGGATCGTAGTCAGGGTTCAGCATAAAGTCGCTGCGGATATCAGCCTCAGTAAAGGAGATCTCGTTGGCAACGGTCAAACCCATATCCAGCTGCTTACGAAGTTGCTCGATGGAGGGGAACACAGAAGAGAGACGTCCCTGCATACCGTAACCATCAATGTTGCCAGCTTCGTAAATAGGTTTCAGCATTTTAACGGTCTGGCTGAGTTTGGGTTCATAAGGTTTGTTGCTGTCATGGAAATCGTTGTAATAAAGGGTCCAGTCTGCATCGTAATATTCAGACCATTTTCTGGCGGATTCAAATGCCTTGCGGATGTATTCGGATTCTGCAAACAATCTGGCATCCGGATCGTTATCCAGATCACGGCGGCGGAAGATTCCGCCCCATTGGCCGGACTGAGAGTCGTCCATATTACGGACCTGACCCGAATAGTCATCCAGACCTTCGTTTACAACGTCCCAAGAATAGATGACGTCGTTGTATGAGGAATAACGCTCCATCATCAATTTGATGTAGTTATCCAAACGGGCAAGCATAGTCTCGCGGCTGGCCCAATCGGGATTACTGGAGTTATAAACGAACCCGTTGCAGAAAAAGTAGTTGGGCTGCTGGCCGCCGTGCCAAACAAGCACATGGGCACGAATCATTCTTTTTTCATTTTCGGGTACGGTTTGGTTGTAAGCGCGGATCGCATCCAGGGTATTCATAACGCCGGGTCTGTCAAGCAGCACAACTTTTTCGTTGGCTTCTTTCAGTGCGGCTGCCTTCTGCTCTGCAGAGAGAGAAGTGTCAGAATTAATTCTCTCAATAGCTGAAACATAAGTGTTGCGGGAAGGCTGTGTTCCCCAGTTGCCGCCGATCTGGCTATCCAGCTTCAGTTCGTTGGCGGGGCTGCTTCCTTTGTAATGGTAGAGGCGCTGATCGGTTCCTGTAGGCTGCTGGGCTGTATTGCCGTTTTTCCAGCCGCCAAAGGTGCCGAACATGAAATAATCCTCATATTCCTGCCACAAAGAAGGCAATGTAAGATCGACTGCAGAAGCAGTCATAGGGATACAGGAGACAGTCAGAATAAGTGCCATAATGAATGTTAAAACTCTCTTTTTCAACGATGCTCCTCCTTTAGTTATAGTCCAGTGGATGCGCCAAGATGGTTGGGTTTTCTATAGTCGCCTGTTATTCACCCCCTGGTTGAACCGTTTTTTTAATATTAAGGAAAGATTCCCTTGACGCCAAAACAGTGCTAATAAGGCAATAAGCCCTGACAACGCTACCCATGCAGGGGAAATCATATGGCCCCTGAGCCCTGTGTTGGGAATAGAAGTCGGAACTTTATTGTCCAGTATTTCTATGGTGCCCAAGGGAACCGGCTGATCCAGAATTGTAATTGTTGATAGAGTTGAACCCTTATCGGAGTCTCTGTCTGAATCATCTCTGTCGCCGCCGGAGCCTGTAAATACGGTGCAATAAAAACCCCAATCGAGGGAGGCCAATACATTTTGTTGCTCATTTCCAATGTTAGTGGGTAATGTAACGGTTATTTCCAGAACAGACTGCTGCCAAGAACGCAGTGTTCCAAGCGGGATATACTCATGAATTGAACCAGAGTCTTTTCGACCGGAGGCAGGGCCTTCATAGAGCAGCTTGCCGGTTTCAACAACGGAACCGTTGGAGTTGACTTCGTGAAGGGTAATCTTCATTTGAAGTGCTTCCAACAATGCGAGAGAGCGGTTAGCATCGGCCGAATCGGTAAAATGCGAGGGGGTAGCTTTGAGGTAAAAAAGCAATTGGGATGTGCTTCGGTTTTGCAAAATGACGCTGCGGGTTTCTGAGCTGCCGGGGAGCATTCCCTCCAGTGAAAAAAGCTGGCGGTCTGCCTGCAATTGCTGAAGGCTGCCCTGATAGGTAACACTGGCCCAGACCTGCAGCGGCGAGCACACCAAAACAATCGCCAATGCAAGGCCAAACAACCTTTTCAAAATATTCCCCCTTTTTTAGAAAGCTGCATTTCAAGCTGTATAAATTGAGACTTTTCCCTTTGGGAGAAGCAGATGTCTGCCCCTTTACAAATGCAGTTTGGTGCTATAGCCCTGTCCAATAGGGCCAGCTTTGAAATTGTGCCGGGAAGTTTTCAGCCTGTACCGCCTGAGGGGTAACAGTGAGAAGGATGCTGTCGGGTGCAGTTTCCTGTGTCCATTGAGTGGGTATAGTGAGCGTGTAGGGGCGCCCTTTATAGTTGGAAAAGGTGTCGAAAAGGCGAATGTCTGCTCCCGGAGCGATCGGCTGCGAATAGTAGTACATCCCATCCTCTCCCAATATCCAGCCGGTGCCCCAATGTGCCTGCAATTCTTTTAGGCTGAGAGAATCTGTTTCGTTTGAAGTTTGAATTTCCACCGAAACACGCAGATAAACAGGGGTTTGTTTTGTGTTTTTAATCGAAGCATTCTGGTAGTAGCGAACACCCGGCTCTAAGTTTTTGATGTCCGAAAACTGCTCGGAAAAAGCAATCTCCACACCGCTGGTGGTAATGGTTCCACGGCTGTCTGCTTTGAGCACGGGGGCGGACACAGACCCTCCTGTAACGGATAATGCCAGTATGAGAGATACGAAAATAATAGAGGGCAAAAAGGGCAGACGGGGTTTCAGGACAATTCCTCCTCTCTGAGAAACAGTGAGAATATGGTATTTACGGTACCATGGTCGGGTCCCAACCGTAGGGCACAGCATCCTGCACAGCAGATTTGCTGGCCTGCAGTGCTTCGGCTACCCAAGTGACTTGCAGGGTTTCTCCTGAATTGGGTGAATATCCTTTTAGCTCATAATCGGCCGTCATAGATTCACCCGGCTTAATCAGCAAATAGCGATTATCGGCCGATAGCGGCAGGAGAAAAATTTTGTTCTGAGAAAATCCGCCGGATTCATGGCTCAGCAGGGTGAATTTATAATCCTGCTGAGCTTCGTTCCGCAATAAGTCAAAATGTTCAAATTCAAGAGAGGATACATCGCGCATCAGCGGCTCTCCGCCATCTCCAAGATATTGGAAGGTGTATCCCAACCGAACAAATACCGCCAGTGTACCGGTGTTTTCCAGCACAAAGCCTCCGGTATTGCCCAGCAGCTCTGGCTCATACTTGAGCTCTATATCAATGCTGCCTGTCTTTGTAATATTTGATGTGGCAGCCTCAATGAAAAACCAAGAGAGGGAACTGTTTGAAAGCGACACAGCCAACAGCGATATTATGAGGAGGTAGGCAACATATGTTTTCTTCATGCTAGATTCCTCCTGCGGTTATGTCTATTTCCAGCGCCAGCCAAAAAAGAATTTAGGGTTGGTGGGCGCCAGTTTGATGATGACGGTTTCATGGGAATCCTGCCAGACGCCGTTAGAATCTTGTATAGGAGCGATATCCACGGTTCTTTGGCTCTGGCTGACTACTCGATAACCATAGGGGGTATAAGCGCCGATTTGATACTGCCCACGAGTCAATCCATTGCCAAGATGGTAAGTAACTTTGCCCAGACCCATGTAGTAATATTGTTGATTAGGACCAGATTCGGCCCGCTTTTGAATGGAAACCTCAAATTTCCCGGGAATATCCGTGCCGTCTGTGGTTACGACCTGAATGGTGAGAGAGGCTTCCAGCACCTTGACAGCAACAGGGAGACGGATCTTACCGCCGCTGTATTCGGCTTTGTGAGCCGCTGTGTCGGTTACCTCCAGATAAAACAGGTGTTCGCCTGCCGGCAGGGCTCCCAACAAGTGAGTGGGAACTGGAATTTCCAGACCGATACCCTCGGTTGGAGTTAAGCCTTCCAGTGGGACTGCCCCGGTTTCCAGAAGGTTTTCCTCGGCATCATACCAGCTGTAGCTGTAATCTCCATTGCCTCGGGTAATTTGCCCGGAAAGAACGGCTTCCTCGCCTGCCAGAAGGGGAATGGTATCGGGGGCGGTGATCCACAGCAGGGGAGGTACAGAAACCGTAGTATTTGGGAAAGTGACAGGCCTTTCGGCACCGTCATAAGTCAGGGTGGTGGAAATACTGGGAGAGATCTCTTCTGCACCGTCAGGGAAATAGCGCATAGGCTCACTTTTATCGTCCTTGACCCGGATAGGGTAAGTGATGGAGTAGCTTCCATGAGGCAAATCTTCCGGCATATCCCATGTGAGGGTACTGCCCCAGATGTCCACTGAACCCCATTTCGTATCCAGCTCCAGTGGGGTGCCATCCTTATCAAGAATGATTACCCGCTCTGCGGCATCAGGCGAGAATTCAAATGAATCCTCCAGCTGGTCGCTTAAAGTAAGCTCCGGCAATGTGCTGCGGGATACTTCCAAAACAGCATCACAAAGCTGCTGCATAGCCTTCGGATCAGCGGGGGAATAAACGCGCTTATTGGGGGCGGCTGTGCTTTGAGCTTGCCCTTCATAGGGGGCTTGATCATAGGGGAGTGAGAAATTGGGGGAGGTTTCCATGGTGCGGGATAACTGCTCCAAAAAATCCCGGTTGGAGCCATAATTTACGGCGTAGATGTTTATACCCTGGCTAGCCAGATACTGGGCTTCCAGACGAGCCGCCTCTTTGGCCATATGTGCATTTTCGGCCCAGATTCCCCGGCTGGCTAATTGGGTTCCATCCATATAAATTCTCTGGGGCAAGGTTCCGTCGGTATCGGAATAACTCCATCTTTTTTGTCCAAGTTCTGGGTGGTTGCCCTCCTGCAGATCGATCTCCATATAAAACTGGGTGGCTTCACCTTCAAATTCCAAACGATAGCGCCAGATATCCGTGTAGCGATAGTTAGGCTCACCGTCGCTGAGTAAAATGATGGCGCATTGGCGGTCTTCATCGTCCGATTTATAGAAATCACCATCTTCCAAGCCCAAAGCACTCCTAGCCATTAACAGCCCTGCCTGGAGGTTGGAAAGATCTTGTGTTTTGATAGACTGGATAGCACTTTCTAAAGTGGGGTCATCCCAACTGGTCAGTTCTGTCAGAATTTCCGCCTGATTTGAAAAGGTGACCAGTGAAATACGGCTTTGGCTTTGCTGCACAGCGGGTTGGCGAATAAAGTGCAACAAGGAAGCTTTCATAGATTCCAGTACATACTGGGTGCTGCGGGAGTTATCAACGAGCACAACCACATCGGTGGGCGTGGCAGAAATCTCTTGCGCGACTGTTTCAAAGGCAATTTTCACTTGGTAATGACGAAACAGGTTTTCGCCTTGCTCATCCAATTCGGGCGAAATGTTTCTGCCGTGCCATGTGATATAGGGGTCCTCTGTATTCTCAGGCCCGCGGGAAAACAGCTTGGGCAAAGTGAACAAAGAAAAAAGAGATGCCGAAGATTCAGTGCTTTCGGTGGGTTTCGGAGCGGCGGAGAGAATGCGTTCCAAACGGCTCTCTTCCAAAGAAAGGCTTTCCCGTACCTTGGATGAGGTTTCTTTTTCTTCCAACTCTTGAAGTGACACAAGGGATTCAAGGAGTGTTTCCAACCGTTGTGGATTTTCAAGTAAGCCCTTATAGGCAAATTCTTTAGCATCTTTATCCAGAAGAGAAGTTTCCAGGAACCAATTCAGTAAATCTTTATCCAACTGCCGATTTTGCTCTGAAGCCAGCTTTTCTATTAACTCTTTCAGAGCGGACTTGTTGTAGGGCCTGTCCGGCTCAGAAGATTCATCCAGTTCGGAGGATTCATCCGGCAGGGAAGACTCATTGGGCTCGGAGGACTCATCCGGCTCGGAAGACTCATCCGGCAGGGAGGACTCATCCGGCAGGGAGGACTCATCCGGCAGGGAGGACTCATCCGGCAGGGAGGACTCATCCGGCAGGGAGGACTCATCCGGCAGGGAGGACTCATCCGG is a window from the Oscillospiraceae bacterium MB08-C2-2 genome containing:
- a CDS encoding signal peptidase I, yielding MKKFLQIFSIVFQSVTFFLVALLLIPQLLGWEQFTVLTGSMEPALPVGSLIVVRPVEKENIAVGDIITFYASGGNEVVTHRALEVTADSIITQGDANNTPDPSPVNYNHIKGKLFVAIPLLGYLSLLISRVGVIPIIIIVLSVVALVQLLLHLIKSAQIPSKQE
- a CDS encoding endo-1,4-beta-xylanase; the protein is MKKRVLTFIMALILTVSCIPMTASAVDLTLPSLWQEYEDYFMFGTFGGWKNGNTAQQPTGTDQRLYHYKGSSPANELKLDSQIGGNWGTQPSRNTYVSAIERINSDTSLSAEQKAAALKEANEKVVLLDRPGVMNTLDAIRAYNQTVPENEKRMIRAHVLVWHGGQQPNYFFCNGFVYNSSNPDWASRETMLARLDNYIKLMMERYSSYNDVIYSWDVVNEGLDDYSGQVRNMDDSQSGQWGGIFRRRDLDNDPDARLFAESEYIRKAFESARKWSEYYDADWTLYYNDFHDSNKPYEPKLSQTVKMLKPIYEAGNIDGYGMQGRLSSVFPSIEQLRKQLDMGLTVANEISFTEADIRSDFMLNPDYDPSLPSVPNGDTAETNTYDVNNATTIRKSGWGRLNQNGWNSTSAHTIAMREDIQKEQADYAADLMDLLIEYKDHFTVMQWDGTNDGSTFNSNKGAHMWSGLSGNAEKMSFFAVLGAPSRDKMKQAIAAGPADDQKSLYTTESWAAYESSKTAAANLVEVRIYDMAAVTAVKNATTTLLAATAALEKATPTEPADKSILNSKLQGLAALNEADYTADSWAALQIARESAQAVADRAEATQSEVDAAVISLQSAIDALVKNGGGETIEVESIAINAPATIKRNKSEKLTAAILPKDATVQDVVWTSLNPGVATVDEDGTVTAIKAGFAIIRATANNGITHEVTIRVTA
- a CDS encoding vWA domain-containing protein → MNTEKNILHKQLAFFFVLILLLNWCSPYSTFAQETSLPEASSTQSFEENEPAQSEEPSLPDGSSLPDESSLPDESSLPDESSLPDESSLPDESSLPDESSLPDESSEPDESSEPNESSLPDESSELDESSEPDRPYNKSALKELIEKLASEQNRQLDKDLLNWFLETSLLDKDAKEFAYKGLLENPQRLETLLESLVSLQELEEKETSSKVRESLSLEESRLERILSAAPKPTESTESSASLFSLFTLPKLFSRGPENTEDPYITWHGRNISPELDEQGENLFRHYQVKIAFETVAQEISATPTDVVVLVDNSRSTQYVLESMKASLLHFIRQPAVQQSQSRISLVTFSNQAEILTELTSWDDPTLESAIQSIKTQDLSNLQAGLLMARSALGLEDGDFYKSDDEDRQCAIILLSDGEPNYRYTDIWRYRLEFEGEATQFYMEIDLQEGNHPELGQKRWSYSDTDGTLPQRIYMDGTQLASRGIWAENAHMAKEAARLEAQYLASQGINIYAVNYGSNRDFLEQLSRTMETSPNFSLPYDQAPYEGQAQSTAAPNKRVYSPADPKAMQQLCDAVLEVSRSTLPELTLSDQLEDSFEFSPDAAERVIILDKDGTPLELDTKWGSVDIWGSTLTWDMPEDLPHGSYSITYPIRVKDDKSEPMRYFPDGAEEISPSISTTLTYDGAERPVTFPNTTVSVPPLLWITAPDTIPLLAGEEAVLSGQITRGNGDYSYSWYDAEENLLETGAVPLEGLTPTEGIGLEIPVPTHLLGALPAGEHLFYLEVTDTAAHKAEYSGGKIRLPVAVKVLEASLTIQVVTTDGTDIPGKFEVSIQKRAESGPNQQYYYMGLGKVTYHLGNGLTRGQYQIGAYTPYGYRVVSQSQRTVDIAPIQDSNGVWQDSHETVIIKLAPTNPKFFFGWRWK